In Micromonospora sp. WMMD980, the following are encoded in one genomic region:
- a CDS encoding inositol-3-phosphate synthase, translating to MTVTQRETSHNSTPDADGAVGVWLNGARGSVATTAITGLLALRAGMTASTGCVTDTGMLRDAPLADWTDMVIGGHDIVDTPLEKKAESLVDSGVIPAPVLAAVRGSLPEVERDLRTGYDARTETGPLADVIDRLAGDIEEFRDRHGLSRVVVINVSSTEPPVDHRPEHDDLDALTRSLADPDDKVLPASSVVAYAAFRAGCGFVDFTPSTGARLPALEMMAQRERVPFAGSDGKTGETLLRTALAPMFTCRALHVLSWAGVNLLGGGDGATLEDPRNARSKLSSKSGVLPALLGEDVTAPLHIDNVPDLGDHKTAWDHVSFEGFLGVRMSMQLTWSGVDSTLAAPLVLDLARLTAAAHRAGHVGAIEELGFFFKDPIGTDEHALAEQAQTLSTWAGGLDGRSAD from the coding sequence GTGACCGTCACCCAGCGTGAGACCTCGCACAACTCGACCCCCGATGCCGACGGAGCCGTAGGCGTGTGGCTCAACGGCGCCCGCGGCTCGGTCGCCACCACCGCGATCACCGGCCTGCTGGCGCTGCGCGCCGGCATGACCGCCTCGACCGGCTGCGTCACCGACACCGGCATGCTGCGCGACGCGCCGCTCGCCGACTGGACCGACATGGTCATCGGCGGGCACGACATCGTCGACACGCCGCTGGAGAAGAAGGCCGAGTCGCTCGTCGACTCCGGGGTCATCCCGGCGCCGGTGCTCGCCGCGGTGCGGGGCAGCCTGCCCGAGGTCGAGCGCGACCTGCGTACCGGCTACGACGCGCGTACCGAGACCGGCCCGCTGGCCGACGTGATCGACCGGCTGGCCGGCGACATCGAGGAGTTCCGCGACCGCCACGGGCTGTCCCGGGTGGTCGTGATCAACGTGTCGTCGACCGAACCGCCGGTCGACCACCGCCCCGAGCACGACGACCTGGACGCGCTCACCCGCAGCCTGGCCGACCCGGACGACAAGGTGCTGCCGGCCAGCTCGGTGGTCGCGTACGCGGCGTTCCGCGCCGGGTGCGGCTTCGTCGACTTCACCCCGTCGACCGGCGCCCGGCTGCCCGCGCTGGAGATGATGGCGCAGCGCGAGCGGGTGCCCTTCGCCGGCTCGGACGGCAAGACCGGCGAGACGCTGCTGCGCACCGCGCTGGCACCGATGTTCACCTGCCGCGCCCTGCACGTGCTCTCCTGGGCCGGGGTCAACCTGCTCGGCGGCGGCGACGGCGCCACGCTGGAGGACCCGCGCAACGCCCGCAGCAAGCTCAGCTCCAAGTCCGGCGTGCTCCCGGCGCTGCTCGGGGAGGACGTGACCGCCCCGCTGCACATCGACAACGTGCCGGACCTCGGCGACCACAAGACCGCCTGGGACCACGTCTCGTTCGAGGGCTTCCTCGGCGTCCGGATGTCGATGCAGCTGACCTGGAGCGGCGTCGACTCCACGCTGGCCGCCCCGCTGGTGCTCGACCTGGCCCGGCTCACCGCCGCGGCGCACCGGGCCGGGCACGTGGGCGCGATCGAGGAGCTGGGGTTCTTCTTCAAGGATCCGATCGGCACCGACGAGCACGCGCTGGCCGAGCAGGCGCAGACGCTCTCCACCTGGGCCGGCGGGCTGGACGGCCGTTCCGCCGACTGA
- a CDS encoding MFS transporter has protein sequence MTDTSTQQDATTSPAPPPTRSAVRARWSVVLLFVIMGLAIGGWSARVPEVRDAVGVGNTGWGLANIATNAGELVSLVVVAVLISRINTRRLALAGAALILVNAPLLAASTTVVALVAGLAVWGFAANLLATPMNAQSVEVQKRYGRPILSTFHAGFSIGMLAGGLCGTGAAAVGLSPSAQMAVTSVLLGALLIGTQRWLPDTPRQETKEGEARRGLRERFTPQLLLLAVIAFLASFVEMAGAQWSALYATEVAGAAAVLAAATYTCLSLAATVARLFGDRLAGRIGRIRFVRASALVAAVGVALPVAYPHPAAVMAGFALLGFGLACVTPTVLGFAGEQPGLTSGEGVSVVAMGQWPGALLAAPVIGLLAGALNLRTAFLVVAVLALAIVALMGPVRARALPGEGAVT, from the coding sequence ATGACGGACACCTCGACGCAGCAGGACGCGACGACGTCGCCCGCGCCGCCGCCGACCCGGTCGGCCGTACGGGCCCGCTGGTCGGTGGTGCTGCTCTTCGTCATCATGGGCCTGGCCATCGGCGGCTGGTCCGCCCGCGTGCCGGAGGTCCGCGACGCGGTCGGCGTCGGCAACACCGGCTGGGGCCTGGCCAACATCGCCACCAACGCGGGGGAACTGGTCTCCCTGGTCGTGGTGGCGGTGCTGATCAGCCGGATCAACACCCGCCGGCTGGCGTTGGCCGGGGCCGCGCTGATCCTGGTCAACGCGCCGCTGCTGGCGGCCTCGACCACTGTGGTGGCGCTCGTCGCCGGGCTGGCGGTCTGGGGCTTCGCGGCCAACCTGCTGGCCACCCCGATGAACGCCCAGTCGGTGGAGGTGCAGAAACGCTACGGGCGACCGATCCTGTCCACCTTCCACGCCGGTTTCAGCATCGGCATGCTGGCCGGCGGGCTCTGCGGCACCGGCGCCGCCGCGGTCGGGCTCTCCCCGTCCGCGCAGATGGCGGTCACCAGCGTGCTGCTCGGCGCGCTGCTCATCGGCACCCAGCGGTGGCTGCCGGACACGCCCCGGCAGGAGACGAAGGAGGGCGAGGCCCGGCGCGGGCTGCGCGAGCGGTTCACCCCGCAGCTGCTGCTGCTCGCGGTGATCGCCTTCCTCGCCTCGTTCGTCGAGATGGCCGGCGCGCAGTGGAGCGCGCTCTACGCCACCGAGGTGGCCGGCGCCGCGGCGGTGCTCGCCGCCGCCACGTACACCTGTCTCTCGCTGGCCGCCACCGTGGCCCGGTTGTTCGGCGACCGGCTGGCCGGCCGGATCGGCCGGATCCGATTCGTCCGGGCGTCCGCGCTGGTCGCCGCCGTCGGCGTGGCGCTGCCGGTGGCGTACCCCCATCCGGCCGCGGTGATGGCCGGCTTCGCGCTGCTCGGCTTCGGGCTGGCCTGCGTGACCCCGACGGTGCTCGGCTTCGCCGGTGAGCAGCCCGGCCTGACCTCGGGCGAGGGCGTCTCGGTGGTGGCGATGGGACAGTGGCCCGGCGCGCTGCTCGCGGCGCCGGTGATCGGGCTGCTCGCCGGCGCGTTGAACCTGCGGACCGCGTTCCTGGTGGTGGCCGTGCTGGCGTTGGCCATCGTGGCGCTGATGGGTCCGGTCCGGGCCCGCGCGCTGCCGGGCGAGGGCGCGGTGACCTGA
- a CDS encoding condensation domain-containing protein, with product MPTTLPLAPSQQMMWEFMTALDPDHPGDARLVVVEFRRLIGTLRVDVLRRAVQDVVDRHDALRMRFDRIGADPAVTILPHVDSPLEYVDLTGRPPAEQRARVEQIAYAHRNVAFDPARAPLWRAALVRLSATEHVLALCFFHMVSDGWSCRVFVEDVCHAYAARLGAVEPQPPLGVDFAGLAALQDTELAGGGIDAATRAGWWADRLRPVEPYQLFPAPAPGPDVALSAEVATRFAFPPEITAWLRPAARAERTSPYVLLLAAYLVLLSLRAGRRRVVLGTTTLGRESPLSRQLIGQFTNNVYLPATIDPHEPMRAVVAAAHAALAGAIDHAAPFHRVARAVRPDFPRMRPWPDNHLFDAWFQSAASASPVLAVPGLRVEPIDVTARPAPGTPPPVLAADVPPDSLPVWVKRGSPIVVVDDDRSGGVLIRNRGVFGDDLVRGLIDDYVAVVSALVTDADLTPARLRLPDGACFLDHATG from the coding sequence GTGCCGACGACGCTGCCGCTGGCGCCCAGCCAGCAGATGATGTGGGAGTTCATGACCGCGCTCGACCCGGACCACCCGGGCGACGCCCGGCTCGTGGTGGTGGAGTTCCGCCGCCTGATCGGCACGCTGCGGGTCGACGTGCTGCGCCGGGCGGTGCAGGACGTGGTGGACCGGCACGACGCGCTGCGGATGCGGTTCGACCGGATCGGCGCCGACCCGGCGGTCACCATCCTGCCGCACGTCGACTCGCCGCTGGAGTACGTCGACCTGACCGGCCGCCCGCCGGCCGAGCAGCGGGCCCGCGTCGAGCAGATCGCGTACGCGCACCGCAACGTGGCGTTCGACCCGGCGCGGGCGCCGCTGTGGCGGGCCGCTCTGGTGCGGCTCTCCGCGACCGAGCACGTGCTCGCGCTCTGCTTCTTCCACATGGTCTCCGACGGCTGGTCCTGCCGGGTGTTCGTGGAGGACGTGTGCCACGCGTACGCGGCCCGGCTCGGCGCGGTCGAACCGCAGCCGCCGCTGGGCGTGGACTTCGCCGGACTCGCCGCGCTCCAGGATACGGAACTTGCCGGCGGCGGCATCGACGCCGCCACCCGGGCCGGCTGGTGGGCCGACCGGCTGCGGCCGGTGGAGCCGTACCAGCTCTTCCCGGCGCCCGCCCCCGGGCCGGACGTGGCGCTCAGCGCGGAGGTGGCCACCCGGTTCGCGTTCCCGCCGGAGATCACCGCGTGGCTGCGCCCGGCCGCCCGGGCGGAGCGGACCAGCCCGTACGTGCTGCTGCTCGCCGCCTACCTGGTGTTGCTCTCGCTGCGGGCCGGGCGGCGTCGGGTGGTGCTCGGCACCACCACGCTGGGCCGGGAGAGCCCGCTGTCGCGGCAGCTCATCGGGCAGTTCACCAACAACGTCTACCTGCCGGCGACGATCGACCCGCACGAGCCGATGCGGGCGGTGGTCGCCGCCGCGCACGCCGCGCTGGCCGGGGCGATCGACCACGCGGCCCCGTTCCACCGGGTGGCCCGCGCGGTCCGGCCGGACTTCCCCCGGATGCGTCCATGGCCCGACAACCACCTCTTCGACGCCTGGTTCCAGTCCGCCGCGTCGGCCTCACCGGTGCTGGCCGTCCCCGGGCTGCGGGTGGAGCCGATCGATGTGACGGCCCGCCCGGCGCCCGGCACCCCGCCGCCGGTGCTCGCCGCCGACGTGCCGCCGGACAGCCTGCCGGTCTGGGTGAAGCGCGGCTCGCCGATCGTGGTGGTCGACGACGACCGGTCCGGCGGCGTGCTCATCCGCAACCGTGGCGTCTTCGGCGACGACCTGGTCCGCGGCCTGATCGACGACTACGTGGCGGTGGTCTCGGCGCTGGTCACCGACGCCGACCTGACCCCGGCGCGGCTGCGCCTGCCTGACGGTGCGTGCTTCCTCGACCACGCGACGGGGTAG
- a CDS encoding DegT/DnrJ/EryC1/StrS family aminotransferase, translating into MTTSIPLDRRLAVDGGRPVRPPDRPWPRWPIPAPDAARNLAAVLHGGRWAISSPAVGDGGLFERRFAADFARYVGTRHCVPVDHGSSALVVALESLGLGYGETVLVPALTWTASATAALRAGLVPVLVDVDRDTGCVGPDDLDLSVDPRAVVAVHWASNMADMPALDAVTGPRGISLVEDCAQAHGATWQGRQAGSFGRLGCFSFQHGKVLTCGEGGAVVTDDDTLAPVLEELRADSRRYRGDRTPPGELDLEESAGVQGANFCLGEFSAAVVCAQLATLDAQHDVRNRNYRLLSELLADVDGVRLLQPAPAQTRISIYEGTIVLDELPTGMDNAAVAAALTAELGKRFYCTDEPLHRSRLLQPWTKPLLAPLAERFAAIHADRAYPNTEWLAAHTVQTHHSTFLGTERDMHDVATAVAKVLAR; encoded by the coding sequence ATGACGACCTCCATCCCGCTCGACCGGCGGCTCGCCGTCGACGGCGGCCGGCCGGTCCGTCCGCCGGACCGCCCGTGGCCGCGCTGGCCGATCCCCGCACCGGACGCCGCCCGCAACCTCGCCGCCGTGCTGCACGGCGGGCGGTGGGCGATCAGCAGCCCCGCCGTCGGCGACGGCGGCCTGTTCGAACGCCGCTTCGCCGCCGACTTCGCCCGCTACGTCGGCACCCGCCACTGCGTACCCGTCGACCACGGGTCCAGCGCCCTGGTGGTGGCACTGGAGTCGCTCGGCCTCGGCTACGGCGAGACCGTGCTCGTGCCGGCGCTGACCTGGACCGCCTCCGCCACCGCCGCGCTGCGCGCCGGACTGGTGCCGGTGCTGGTCGACGTCGACCGCGACACCGGCTGCGTCGGGCCGGACGACCTCGACCTGTCGGTGGACCCGCGGGCCGTGGTGGCCGTGCACTGGGCCTCGAACATGGCCGACATGCCGGCGCTCGACGCGGTCACCGGGCCGCGCGGCATCTCCCTCGTGGAGGACTGCGCGCAGGCGCACGGCGCCACCTGGCAGGGCCGCCAGGCCGGCTCGTTCGGCCGGCTCGGCTGCTTCAGCTTCCAGCACGGCAAGGTCCTCACCTGCGGGGAGGGCGGGGCCGTGGTCACCGACGACGACACCCTCGCGCCGGTGCTGGAGGAGCTGCGGGCCGACTCGCGCCGCTACCGCGGCGACCGGACGCCGCCGGGCGAGCTGGACCTGGAGGAGAGCGCCGGCGTGCAGGGCGCGAACTTCTGCCTGGGCGAGTTCTCCGCCGCGGTGGTGTGTGCCCAACTGGCCACGCTGGACGCGCAGCACGACGTGCGCAACCGCAACTACCGACTGCTCAGCGAACTGCTGGCCGACGTCGACGGCGTCCGGCTGCTGCAACCGGCGCCGGCGCAGACCCGGATCTCGATCTACGAGGGGACGATCGTCCTCGACGAGCTGCCCACCGGGATGGACAACGCCGCGGTGGCCGCGGCGCTCACCGCCGAGCTGGGCAAGCGGTTCTACTGCACCGACGAGCCGCTGCACCGAAGCCGGCTGCTCCAGCCCTGGACCAAGCCGCTGCTCGCGCCGCTGGCCGAGCGCTTCGCCGCGATCCACGCCGACCGCGCCTACCCGAACACCGAGTGGCTCGCCGCGCACACGGTCCAGACGCACCACAGCACCTTCCTCGGCACCGAGCGGGACATGCACGACGTCGCCACCGCCGTGGCCAAGGTGCTCGCCCGCTGA
- a CDS encoding acyl carrier protein, with product MSHVRNAPDPPATDPVWTPILTGLRATALDCLQTSFALLADHAHGAGSHLALGARYGFRTRERDGLVTVEATSDDRAAEAVDLLGLRVEGRWMQLDGPQVRRLCGPGQPLYVTADAYDLPWCPYHGHERMRHSFLVTDAADDEVTVVDGYHNDTAWGAARPGVWRLPTADFDAALAGGAHTLAVAAHPAPAIDVPAMLAGNAERARRARPKITDYLARIGAALDTVAGVHRLVLDVWLLGRARDLHEHWLTAARPDAAAALAGQGARWQQFSARSYVALRRAQAGRPAAPELVDALAALLAEHLDALESMATPTAAAPAGGDGVRAAVLGALGDTLHLDGAALRTTDVLRELPGFDSFRLVDVIDRVERRLGVEVPATALSAADLRDVGSLCAMFGAAAGGAR from the coding sequence ATGTCACACGTCCGGAACGCACCCGACCCGCCGGCCACGGACCCGGTGTGGACCCCGATCCTGACCGGTCTGCGCGCGACCGCGCTGGACTGCCTCCAGACGAGCTTCGCCCTGCTCGCCGACCATGCCCACGGAGCCGGCAGCCACCTCGCCCTCGGCGCCCGCTACGGGTTCCGCACCCGCGAGCGCGACGGCCTGGTCACCGTCGAGGCCACCTCGGACGACCGGGCCGCCGAGGCGGTCGACCTGCTCGGCCTGCGGGTCGAGGGCCGGTGGATGCAGCTCGACGGGCCGCAGGTCCGCCGGCTGTGCGGCCCGGGTCAGCCGCTATACGTCACCGCCGACGCCTACGACCTGCCCTGGTGTCCCTACCACGGGCACGAACGCATGCGACACAGCTTCCTGGTCACCGACGCCGCCGACGACGAGGTGACGGTGGTGGACGGCTACCACAACGACACCGCCTGGGGCGCCGCGCGGCCGGGCGTGTGGCGGCTGCCCACCGCCGACTTCGACGCGGCGCTGGCCGGTGGCGCGCACACGCTGGCCGTGGCGGCGCACCCGGCACCGGCGATCGACGTGCCGGCCATGCTCGCCGGCAACGCCGAGCGCGCCCGCCGGGCCCGCCCGAAGATCACCGACTACCTGGCCCGCATCGGCGCCGCGCTGGACACGGTCGCCGGCGTGCACCGCCTCGTGCTCGACGTCTGGCTGCTCGGACGCGCCCGCGACCTGCACGAGCACTGGCTCACCGCGGCCCGGCCGGACGCCGCCGCCGCGCTGGCCGGGCAGGGCGCGCGCTGGCAGCAGTTCTCCGCGCGCAGCTACGTGGCGCTGCGCCGGGCCCAGGCGGGCCGCCCGGCCGCGCCGGAGCTGGTGGACGCGCTCGCCGCGCTGCTCGCCGAGCACCTGGACGCGCTGGAGTCGATGGCCACGCCGACCGCCGCCGCACCGGCCGGCGGGGACGGCGTACGCGCGGCCGTGCTCGGCGCGCTCGGCGACACGCTGCACCTGGACGGGGCCGCGCTGCGCACCACGGACGTGCTGCGGGAACTGCCGGGCTTCGACTCGTTCCGGCTGGTCGACGTGATCGACCGGGTGGAGCGGCGGCTCGGCGTCGAGGTCCCGGCGACCGCGCTCTCCGCCGCCGACCTGCGCGACGTCGGCTCGCTGTGCGCCATGTTCGGCGCCGCCGCCGGGGGTGCCCGATGA
- a CDS encoding glycosyltransferase — translation MSRSPSPVGEPTETRAVTRGVSVVIPVKDRVPEMRRQLRSLRAAAPHCPEPVEVVVVDDSAPAVAAAHRAACAEYGARYVRGPRHVGAKRNLGVRHARHDLLLFTDSDCRVPADLITRYAARLRASGEEVAGVTGPVLVEPGDGVFFRVMSRSYLLLGDLTRPLHFARVSWGAGANTALKRAAFEAVGGFPEDSPMPIGGEDLHLGLLLTDAGYVLLAEPDGVVTHDTGVADTFRAAAYRFTTYGRSEQWLCLAHPHRRRFVLNTVSTLAVTALAGLLTARRSGGRSLLAVPAVAAAVIAAKTPGRLGGDRGPRAVAESVACAAVETLFDGAAFVTALRLGRPDLLFTGFRAPDEADYQPVDPAPAQPVAA, via the coding sequence ATGAGCCGATCCCCATCGCCCGTGGGCGAACCGACCGAAACCCGCGCCGTCACGCGCGGCGTCTCCGTCGTCATCCCGGTCAAGGACCGGGTGCCGGAGATGCGCCGCCAGCTCCGCAGCCTGCGCGCCGCCGCACCGCACTGTCCCGAACCGGTCGAGGTGGTGGTGGTGGACGACTCGGCCCCCGCCGTGGCCGCCGCGCACCGCGCCGCCTGCGCCGAGTACGGCGCCCGCTACGTGCGCGGGCCCCGGCACGTCGGCGCCAAGCGGAACCTGGGCGTCCGGCACGCCCGGCACGACCTGCTGCTCTTCACCGACTCCGACTGCCGGGTCCCGGCCGATCTGATCACCCGGTACGCGGCCCGGCTGCGGGCCAGCGGCGAGGAGGTCGCCGGCGTCACCGGTCCGGTGCTCGTGGAGCCCGGCGACGGCGTCTTCTTCCGCGTGATGAGCCGCTCCTACCTGCTGCTCGGCGACCTGACCCGGCCGCTGCACTTCGCCCGGGTGTCCTGGGGCGCCGGGGCGAACACCGCGCTGAAGCGCGCCGCGTTCGAGGCGGTCGGCGGGTTCCCGGAGGACTCGCCGATGCCGATCGGCGGCGAGGACCTGCACCTCGGGCTGCTGCTGACCGACGCCGGGTACGTGCTGCTCGCCGAGCCGGACGGGGTGGTCACCCACGACACCGGCGTCGCCGACACGTTCCGCGCGGCCGCCTACCGGTTCACCACGTACGGCCGCTCCGAACAGTGGCTCTGCCTGGCCCACCCGCACCGACGCCGGTTCGTGCTGAACACCGTCAGCACGCTCGCCGTCACCGCACTGGCCGGGCTGCTCACCGCCCGGCGCAGCGGCGGACGCAGCCTGCTCGCGGTGCCGGCCGTCGCGGCGGCGGTGATCGCCGCGAAGACACCCGGCCGGCTCGGCGGCGACCGCGGCCCCCGGGCGGTGGCCGAGTCGGTCGCCTGCGCGGCGGTCGAGACGCTCTTCGACGGCGCCGCGTTCGTCACCGCGCTCCGGCTGGGCCGGCCCGACCTGCTCTTCACCGGTTTCCGCGCGCCGGACGAGGCCGACTACCAACCCGTCGACCCGGCGCCGGCGCAGCCGGTGGCGGCCTGA
- a CDS encoding AMP-binding protein, with translation MNATLLHDLLDATAAARPDASAVDDGTTCRTYHQVRDASVRLAGRLRADGVRRGDRVLVALPADAALPALLYAVARAGAVFVVVRTPAPDVALAHVLDDAEPTLVLTDDAALGDLARARHVPVRGAAELARAAANGADGDPPAGAGPLAVDPVCLIYTSGSTGMPKAVVSTHAQVTFAVRAIQSELRYRPDDVVHDVLPTSFDYGLYQIFLSTVAGARLRLGDPAETGGRLLVSLVESGATVLPCVPSLAINLLRLLGRPGAPRPPLRLVTNTGAAMPPEVLAGLRRLLPDLIVQLMFGLTECKRAAIMPPDEDLRRPGACGRALPGTEIFTVDADGRRQPAGVTGELVVRGPHVMAGYWRRPELTAERFRRAHGLFPQLHTGDHGLVDPDGYVHFTGRRDDVYKEKGTRVSATEVEAAAYRVDGVDAAGVLPPVDGHDGATLFVVAALAPGDVLSRLRGQLEEMKVPARCVVLPALPLTGNGKVDRRALARLAGERRG, from the coding sequence ATGAATGCCACGCTGCTGCACGACCTGCTGGACGCCACCGCCGCCGCGCGCCCGGACGCGTCCGCCGTCGACGACGGGACCACCTGCCGCACGTACCACCAGGTCCGGGACGCCAGCGTGCGCCTGGCCGGCCGGCTGCGTGCCGACGGTGTACGGCGCGGCGACCGGGTGCTGGTCGCGCTGCCCGCCGACGCGGCGCTGCCGGCGCTGCTGTACGCGGTCGCCCGCGCCGGCGCGGTCTTCGTGGTGGTCCGGACGCCGGCCCCGGACGTGGCCCTGGCGCACGTGCTCGACGATGCGGAACCGACCCTGGTGCTCACCGACGACGCCGCGCTCGGCGACCTGGCCCGCGCCCGGCACGTTCCGGTGCGCGGCGCCGCCGAGCTGGCCCGCGCGGCGGCGAACGGCGCGGACGGTGACCCGCCGGCCGGCGCGGGACCGCTGGCGGTCGACCCGGTCTGCCTGATCTACACCTCCGGCAGCACCGGCATGCCGAAGGCGGTGGTCTCCACGCACGCGCAGGTCACGTTCGCGGTCCGGGCGATCCAGTCGGAGCTGCGCTACCGGCCCGACGACGTGGTGCACGACGTGCTGCCCACCTCGTTCGACTACGGCCTCTACCAGATCTTCCTGAGCACGGTGGCCGGCGCCCGGCTGCGCCTGGGCGACCCCGCCGAGACCGGCGGCCGGCTGCTGGTCAGCCTGGTCGAGTCCGGGGCTACGGTGCTGCCCTGCGTGCCGTCGCTCGCCATCAACCTGCTGCGGCTGCTCGGCCGGCCCGGCGCGCCGCGCCCGCCACTGCGGCTGGTCACCAACACCGGCGCGGCCATGCCGCCGGAGGTGCTGGCCGGCCTGCGCCGGCTGCTGCCCGACCTGATCGTGCAGTTGATGTTCGGCCTCACCGAGTGCAAGCGCGCCGCGATCATGCCGCCGGACGAGGACCTGCGTCGCCCCGGCGCCTGCGGCCGGGCGCTCCCCGGCACCGAGATCTTCACGGTGGACGCCGACGGCCGGCGCCAACCGGCCGGGGTCACCGGCGAGCTGGTGGTCCGCGGCCCGCACGTGATGGCCGGCTACTGGCGGCGCCCCGAGCTGACCGCCGAGCGGTTCCGGCGCGCGCACGGGCTGTTCCCGCAGTTGCACACCGGCGACCACGGCCTGGTCGACCCCGACGGCTACGTCCACTTCACCGGCCGGCGCGACGACGTCTACAAGGAGAAGGGCACCCGGGTCAGCGCCACCGAGGTGGAGGCCGCCGCGTACCGGGTCGACGGCGTGGACGCGGCCGGCGTGCTGCCCCCGGTCGACGGCCACGACGGCGCGACGCTGTTCGTGGTGGCCGCGCTGGCGCCCGGCGACGTGCTGAGCCGGCTGCGCGGCCAACTGGAGGAGATGAAGGTGCCGGCGCGCTGCGTCGTGCTGCCCGCCCTCCCACTGACCGGCAACGGCAAGGTGGACCGGCGGGCGCTGGCCCGGCTGGCGGGTGAGCGCCGTGGCTGA
- a CDS encoding alanine racemase — translation MADLPFETPAYRYDLAQVRANHATLRAALPTPSRLYYSLKANPHPAVVAALHEAGCDAEICSPGELAAALRAGVPGDRMLYTGPGKRDAEVAGAIRAGVRWFSVDSPVALDQADRIAAAHGVEVRCLLRVNDRVPNPGQGLTMTGVASQFGADVDWIEREPERFASRPSAAVRGFHLYTGSNVDSVDALVAQFTAAATTAGTLRDLLGVELDVLDLGGGFGAPFARPGGNADLSGLAERVGAALDGLFPGWRDDGPTVAFESGRFLTATAGTLLTRVLDVKRSQGTPVVVLESGINHLGGMSGLRRLPPLVPALHPADDRDGEPLRAAIVAGPLCTPLDTWARAANLPDVRPGDVLAVPNVGAYGLSASLLAFLGHPAPVEVVCDGDRVVETSRLTLTRRPAEPPAADDEPRDER, via the coding sequence GTGGCTGACCTGCCCTTCGAGACGCCCGCCTACCGCTACGACCTGGCGCAGGTGCGCGCCAACCACGCCACGCTGCGCGCGGCGCTGCCCACCCCGAGCCGGCTCTACTACTCACTCAAGGCCAACCCGCACCCCGCCGTGGTGGCCGCGCTGCACGAGGCCGGCTGCGACGCGGAGATCTGCTCCCCCGGCGAGCTGGCGGCGGCGCTGCGGGCCGGGGTGCCCGGCGACCGGATGCTCTACACCGGGCCCGGCAAGCGCGACGCCGAGGTGGCCGGCGCCATCCGCGCCGGGGTCCGCTGGTTCTCCGTCGACTCGCCGGTCGCGCTGGACCAGGCCGACCGGATCGCCGCCGCGCACGGCGTCGAGGTCCGGTGCCTGCTGCGGGTCAACGACCGGGTGCCGAACCCCGGCCAGGGGCTGACCATGACCGGCGTCGCGTCCCAGTTCGGCGCGGACGTCGACTGGATCGAGCGGGAACCGGAGCGGTTCGCCTCCCGTCCGTCGGCGGCGGTGCGCGGGTTCCACCTCTACACCGGCAGCAACGTCGACTCGGTGGACGCGCTCGTCGCGCAGTTCACCGCCGCCGCGACCACCGCCGGCACGCTGCGCGACCTGCTCGGCGTCGAACTGGACGTGCTCGACCTGGGCGGCGGCTTCGGCGCACCGTTCGCCCGCCCCGGCGGCAACGCGGACCTGTCCGGGCTCGCCGAGCGCGTCGGGGCGGCGCTGGACGGGCTGTTTCCCGGCTGGCGCGACGACGGGCCGACGGTGGCGTTCGAGTCGGGCCGGTTCCTCACCGCCACCGCCGGCACGCTGCTGACCCGGGTGCTGGACGTGAAGCGGTCGCAGGGCACCCCGGTGGTGGTGCTGGAGTCCGGCATCAACCACCTGGGCGGGATGTCCGGCCTGCGCCGGCTGCCGCCGCTCGTACCCGCCCTGCACCCGGCCGACGACCGCGACGGCGAGCCGCTGCGCGCCGCCATCGTGGCCGGGCCGCTGTGCACACCGCTGGACACCTGGGCCCGCGCCGCGAACCTGCCCGACGTACGCCCCGGGGACGTGCTGGCCGTGCCGAACGTCGGCGCGTACGGGCTGTCGGCCAGCCTGCTGGCCTTCCTCGGCCACCCGGCACCGGTCGAGGTGGTCTGCGACGGCGACCGGGTCGTCGAGACGTCCCGGCTGACGCTGACCCGGCGCCCGGCCGAACCGCCGGCCGCCGACGACGAACCACGAG